In the Campylobacter sp. RM6914 genome, one interval contains:
- a CDS encoding type II asparaginase: MSFSFKKVVAIMLLSAVAAFAKPTIYILATGGTIAGSGASALDSSYTSGTVTVDKLIAAVPEINKIATIKGEQISQIGSQEMNNEVWLKLATRVNELLTSGKADGVVITHGTDTMEETSYFLDLTVKSDKPIVFVGAMRNSGSLSADGPLNLFNAVNVAISKEAVGKGVLVTMNDEIHAAREVTKTNTTAVDTFKSPNSGKIGTVFYGNVKFYMNPIRKHTVNSAFDITKIKELPRVDIIYSHANDNPDFANIAIKNGAKGIISSGMGNGNPFPTVLEALGEGVKKGVVVVRDSRVGTGETTLNGEVDDAKYGFLASDNLNAQKARVLLMLALTQTTDKAKIQELFLTH, from the coding sequence ATGAGTTTTTCATTCAAGAAGGTGGTGGCAATTATGCTTCTTTCAGCTGTTGCGGCTTTTGCAAAGCCTACGATTTACATTTTAGCTACTGGTGGTACCATAGCTGGTTCAGGTGCAAGCGCTCTTGATTCTAGTTATACTTCGGGCACAGTTACGGTTGATAAACTAATCGCCGCAGTTCCTGAGATCAACAAGATCGCAACCATCAAAGGTGAGCAAATTTCACAAATCGGCTCTCAAGAGATGAACAACGAGGTTTGGCTAAAACTTGCAACTCGCGTAAATGAATTACTAACTAGCGGCAAAGCTGACGGTGTCGTTATCACTCACGGTACTGACACTATGGAAGAGACCTCATATTTTCTTGACTTAACAGTAAAAAGTGACAAACCTATCGTATTTGTAGGTGCTATGAGAAATAGCGGTTCACTAAGTGCAGACGGTCCTTTGAACTTATTTAACGCTGTAAATGTAGCTATAAGCAAAGAAGCTGTAGGTAAAGGTGTTTTGGTTACAATGAATGACGAAATTCATGCTGCTCGCGAAGTAACAAAAACAAACACAACTGCAGTTGATACATTTAAGTCGCCAAACAGCGGTAAAATCGGTACTGTATTTTACGGAAATGTAAAATTCTATATGAACCCTATCCGCAAACACACTGTAAATTCAGCATTTGATATCACTAAGATCAAAGAACTTCCACGTGTTGACATCATCTATAGCCATGCAAATGACAATCCTGACTTTGCAAATATCGCTATCAAAAACGGTGCAAAAGGCATAATCAGCTCAGGTATGGGTAACGGCAATCCATTTCCAACTGTTCTTGAGGCACTTGGAGAAGGTGTTAAAAAAGGCGTTGTAGTAGTTAGGGATTCTCGTGTAGGAACAGGTGAGACTACTCTAAACGGCGAAGTTGATGATGCTAAATACGGTTTTTTGGCAAGTGATAATCTAAACGCTCAAAAAGCTAGAGTTCTTTTAATGCTAGCTCTTACACAAACAACAGATAAAGCTAAAATTCAAGAACTATTCTTAACTCATTAA
- a CDS encoding LysE family translocator has product MNYLLFVVTFFPISFMPGINMTLALSVGMSIGYMRAIPMILGQLVGVVLVSFLCILGAATLLIRYEFVFEMIRICGAIYIIYLGIMLFFSRGKLSVKSYKGDMNKRTLFTQGLIISFSNPKAWIFFAAILPPFLDKQDPFGTGMCLLVFLLALVEFTCLSIYSLGGAALKRILFNHLRMLEIFTASLMCFIGIWMILS; this is encoded by the coding sequence ATGAACTATCTTCTCTTTGTTGTTACGTTTTTTCCTATTAGTTTTATGCCTGGCATTAATATGACTCTTGCTTTAAGTGTTGGTATGAGTATAGGCTATATGCGAGCTATACCTATGATATTAGGGCAACTTGTAGGTGTTGTTTTGGTTAGTTTTTTGTGTATTTTAGGGGCCGCTACGCTACTAATAAGATATGAATTTGTGTTTGAGATGATAAGAATTTGCGGTGCGATTTACATCATATATCTTGGCATTATGCTATTTTTTAGTCGTGGCAAACTATCTGTAAAAAGTTATAAGGGAGATATGAATAAAAGAACTTTATTTACACAAGGACTTATAATATCGTTTTCAAATCCAAAGGCTTGGATATTTTTCGCGGCTATTTTGCCACCTTTTTTAGATAAGCAAGATCCGTTTGGGACTGGCATGTGTCTGCTTGTCTTTTTGCTCGCCCTTGTAGAATTTACCTGTCTTAGTATCTACTCTTTGGGTGGTGCGGCACTAAAAAGGATACTTTTTAATCATCTTCGAATGTTAGAAATTTTTACTGCTAGTTTGATGTGTTTTATTGGGATTTGGATGATTTTAAGCTAA
- a CDS encoding DUF5991 domain-containing protein, whose protein sequence is MPVFDGGSWALGASYDDRNKNIRSRGINEAPKNAREAFGAIEALFQPYRDKLWKGTYAGGNQSQKDGYSLSIGKIESDGATQINLSLVEHYEVVCKGIVRSNRVDIYFTKVTKGEFINLDGIDNTKPLFMLFRGLDLKDNKGLKIFGKNENYVYFKKVE, encoded by the coding sequence ATGCCGGTCTTTGACGGTGGTTCGTGGGCGCTAGGCGCAAGCTACGATGACAGGAACAAAAACATACGAAGTCGTGGCATAAACGAAGCCCCTAAAAACGCCAGAGAGGCATTTGGTGCGATAGAAGCACTGTTTCAACCATACCGCGACAAGCTGTGGAAAGGCACATATGCAGGAGGTAATCAAAGTCAAAAAGATGGCTACTCACTAAGTATCGGCAAGATAGAGAGCGATGGTGCGACACAGATAAATTTAAGCCTTGTTGAACATTATGAAGTCGTATGTAAAGGTATAGTAAGGAGCAACAGAGTAGATATATATTTTACAAAAGTAACAAAAGGCGAGTTTATAAATTTAGATGGTATTGATAATACAAAACCACTATTTATGCTATTTCGCGGACTTGACCTAAAGGATAACAAAGGGTTAAAAATCTTTGGCAAGAACGAGAACTACGTATATTTTAAAAAGGTAGAGTAA